A window from Salarias fasciatus chromosome 11, fSalaFa1.1, whole genome shotgun sequence encodes these proteins:
- the tmem74 gene encoding transmembrane protein 74: protein MASPELLPAEEGGKQPAVPDVLDRVSIALHARRSGGSTGGALPGEGGCSPARGCRGRCLSAPRTAARKAEVRGGHPGEEKVKVCCDEELETSFTYIDENVNLRLASPETSCKSTHRPVRNGEPCSETFPELSFMSEDDLSFGEGPGSSIDYGFISAVTFLVTGISLVIISYAVPRDVVVDRDSVSAREMERLEMESARIGAHLDRCVIAGLCLLTLGGVVLSTLLMISMWKGEMYRRKVIAYSKRSAKQYGSISLKTRSSPSHSSVHLSLEEELDETLT from the coding sequence ATGGCCTCTCCGGAGCTGCTCCCCGCAGAGGAGGGGGGCAAACAGCCCGCCGTGCCCGACGTCCTTGACCGGGTGTCCATCGCGCTGCACGCCCGCAGGTCGGGCGGCTCAACAGGAGGCGCGCTCCCGGGGGAGGGCGGCTGCAGCCCGGCGCGCGGCTGCCGCGGCCGCTGCCTCTCGGCACCGAGGACGGCGGCGCGCAAGGCGGAGGTCAGAGGCGGCCACCCCGGGGAGGAGAAAGTCAAAGTGTGCTGCGACGAGGAATTAGAGACGTCTTTCACGTACATCGACGAGAACGTGAATCTGCGGCTGGCCAGCCCGGAGACGAGTTGTAAAAGTACTCACAGACCCGTGCGTAACGGCGAGCCCTGCTCCGAGACGTTCCCGGAGCTCTCCTTCATGTCGGAGGACGATCTGTCCTTCGGGGAGGGCCCCGGGAGCTCTATAGACTACGGCTTTATCAGTGCGGTCACGTTCCTGGTGACCGGGATCTCCTTGGTGATCATCTCCTACGCCGTGCCTCGGGACGTGGTGGTGGACCGGGACAGCGTGTCCGCGCGGGAGATGGAGCGGCTGGAGATGGAGAGCGCGCGGATAGGGGCCCACCTGGACCGGTGCGTGATAGCCGGGCTGTGCCTGCTGACGCTGGGCGGCGTGGTGCTCTCCACGCTGCTGATGATCTCCATGTGGAAGGGGGAGATGTACAGGAGGAAGGTCATTGCTTACTCCAAGCGCTCTGCTAAGCAGTATGGCTCCATCAGCCTgaagaccaggtccagtccCAGCCACTCCTCCGTGCATTTGTCCCTGGAAGAGGAACTGGATGAAACTTTGACTTAA